One genomic segment of Huiozyma naganishii CBS 8797 chromosome 8, complete genome includes these proteins:
- the MDH1 gene encoding malate dehydrogenase MDH1 (similar to Saccharomyces cerevisiae MDH1 (YKL085W); ancestral locus Anc_2.641), whose amino-acid sequence MLSRLALRRTFTATAFNPYKVTVLGACGGIGQPLSLLMKLNDKVTDLRLYDIKNAKGVATDLSHIPTNSVVTGFSPEQPDGLSNALKDADVVVIPAGVPRKPGMTRDDLFNINAGIVLDLAKAAAKSAPDACILVISNPVNSTVPIVSEVFKKLGVYNPKKLFGVTTLDSIRASRFVSELANTDPTGEKISVVGGHSGITIIPLLSQSQSANALSKEQKEQLIHRIQFGGDEVVKAKNGAGSATLSMAQAGAKFANAVLNGLAGKEGVLEPSFVDSPLFKKDGIEFFASPVRLGKDGIQEILDIGKLSPEEEELLNECKDSLKKNIDKGIKFVDSKHL is encoded by the coding sequence ATGCTTTCTAGACTCGCGCTGAGGAGAACTTTTACCGCTACAGCTTTCAATCCCTACAAAGTGACCGTTCTGGGGGCATGTGGTGGGATTGGCCAGCCGCTGTCCctgttgatgaagttgaacGATAAAGTTACTGATTTGAGATTGTACGATATTAAGAACGCTAAAGGTGTCGCCACGGATCTGTCACACATCCCTACAAACTCTGTGGTTACTGGGTTCTCCCCTGAACAGCCCGATGGGCTCAGCAACGCGTTGAAAGATGCAGATGTCGTTGTGATTCCAGCGGGGGTCCCCCGTAAACCAGGGATGACAAGAGACGATCTGTTCAATATTAACGCAGGGATCGTGTTGGATCTGGCTAAAGCCGCCGCGAAATCTGCCCCTGATGCATGTATCCTGGTCATTTCAAACCCGGTGAACTCAACGGTGCCCATCGTCTCTGAggtgttcaagaaattggGTGTTTATAACCCAAAGAAACTGTTCGGTGTCACTACTCTAGACAGTATTCGTGCCTCGAGGTTTGTCTCTGAACTGGCAAACACAGACCCAACGGGGGAGAAGATAAGTGTCGTCGGCGGACACTCAGGTATCACCATCATCCCATTGTTATCGCAGTCGCAGTCTGCAAACGCGTTGTCCAAGgaacaaaaagaacaattgATACACAGAATCCAGTTCGGCGGTGACGAAGTGGTTAAGGCGAAGAACGGCGCTGGGTCAGCGACTCTCTCGATGGCTCAAGCTGGTGCTAAATTCGCAAACGCAGTGCTTAACGGGCTAGCTGGTAAGGAAGGGGTTTTGGAACCCTCGTTCGTGGACTCTCCattgttcaagaaggacgGGATCGAGTTCTTCGCGTCGCCAGTGCGTTTGGGTAAGGACGGGATACAGGAGATTCTCGACATTGGGAAACTTTcaccagaggaggaagagttgTTGAACGAGTGTAAGGACTCGCTAAAAAAGAATATCGACAAGGGCATCAAATTCGTAGACAGCAAACATTTGTAA
- the HOT13 gene encoding Hot13p (similar to Saccharomyces cerevisiae HOT13 (YKL084W); ancestral locus Anc_2.640) yields the protein MYVVRGQCWDGATRCRHYHSTLDIVGLSFKCCPGFYWPCYECHTTVMPHDPVRYDTREESEVKCVLCGECKTQLTFSEYTATGSCPACNASFNPQCRAHYPLYFEMH from the coding sequence ATGTACGTCGTGAGGGGACAGTGCTGGGACGGCGCGACCCGTTGCAGACACTACCATAGCACTTTGGACATCGTCGGGCTCAGTTTCAAATGCTGTCCTGGTTTCTACTGGCCTTGCTACGAGTGCCACACGACAGTGATGCCGCACGATCCAGTGAGATATGACACCCGAGAAGAAAGCGAGGTCAAATGTGTGCTCTGTGGAGAGTGCAAAACTCAATTGACCTTCAGCGAGTACACGGCTACGGGGTCCTGCCCGGCGTGTAACGCATCGTTCAACCCGCAATGCAGGGCGCACTACCCGTTGTACTTCGAGATGCACTGA
- the RRP14 gene encoding ribosome biosynthesis protein RRP14 (similar to Saccharomyces cerevisiae RRP14 (YKL082C); ancestral locus Anc_2.636) yields MSQSLEQRLRENARAFDGLLSLIPAKLYYDEDTAEQWKAKRKTRDEARGDRVKKLDPDLQEDATALEVMEKRQRDALPVRLPGEAAKQAAKKAAEAEAEGETADSAESASEHEEARQNISVVFDDEGNEVGTDGRRERKSEPESESLESKEATPDAKPAASASASAQSKRNLEELRSKLQSKIQQMKNKRRAPGSQAEGAPASREQILSLRKRKAELRKRKIEEVEDSDSESEKSDSDADGDAQGGVDTTGVMFQNIMFNDGERATSDLQKLRRKLARKGKGPANNDIRAHLKLVEDQKAKLKGKDELDQIKQLEKSKWQKAMLQAEGIKLKDDEKLLRKSLKRKEAKKRKSALEWSERQRAVQQNKSDRAQRREENLKIRKDNKGVKRSKQQKMKRKFKSTVAPKKRAGFEGRLKRK; encoded by the coding sequence ATGTCACAATCGTTGGAACAGCGGTTGCGCGAGAATGCGCGGGCGTTTGACGGGCTGCTGTCGCTGATTCCGGCGAAGCTGTACTACGATGAGGACACGGCGGAGCAGTGGAAGGCGAAGCGGAAGACGCGGGACGAGGCGCGTGGAGACAGGGTCAAGAAGCTGGACCCGGACCTGCAGGAGGACGCGACCGCGCTAGAGGTCATGGAGAAGAGGCAGCGCGATGCGCTCCCCGTGAGGTTGCCGGGCGAGGCCGCAAAGCAGGCCGCTAAGAAGGCTGCAGAGGCAGAGGCAGAGGGAGAGACGGCGGATAGCGCGGAGTCTGCCTCGGAGCACGAAGAAGCAAGGCAGAATATCAGCGTTGTCTTTGATGACGAGGGGAATGAGGTTGGGACCGATGGACGCAGGGAGAGGAAGTCAGAGCCCGAGTCGGAGTCCCTGGAGAGTAAAGAAGCTACACCAGACGCCAAGCCAGCTGCTTCTGCCTCTGCATCTGCCCAGTCGAAGCGGAACCTTGAAGAACTAAGGTCAAAGCTGCAATCGAAGATCCAACAgatgaagaacaagaggaggGCACCCGGGTCTCAAGCAGAGGGGGCTCCAGCGTCAAGAGAACAGATTCTGTCGCTTCGGAAACGTAAGGCAGAGCTTCGGAAACGCAAAATAGAGGAGGTCGAGGACTCCGATAGCGAGAGCGAGAAGTCCGACAGCGACGCTGACGGGGATGCTCAGGGGGGAGTGGACACTACTGGGGTGATGTTCCAGAACATCATGTTCAATGACGGTGAGCGTGCGACTTCGGACTTACAGAAACTGAGGCGGAAGCTGGCCCGTAAGGGCAAGGGCCCCGCAAACAACGACATCAGGGCACACCTCAAGCTGGTGGAGGATCAGAAGGCGAAGCTCAAGGGGAAAGACGAGTTGGACCAGATCAAGCAACTCGAGAAGTCGAAATGGCAGAAGGCGATGCTTCAGGCGGAGGGGatcaagttgaaggacgatGAAAAGTTGCTGCGGAAATCGCTGAAGCGGAAGGAGGCGAAGAAGCGGAAGTCCGCGCTCGAGTGGTCTGAGAGACAGCGTGCCGTGCAGCAGAACAAGAGTGACCGGGCACAACGTAGAGAGGAGAACCTGAAGATAAGAAAGGATAACAAAGGTGTGAAGAGGTCGAAGCAACAGAAGATGAAGCGTAAATTCAAGAGCACAGTGGCCCCGAAGAAACGTGCTGGGTTTGAGGGCCGTTTGAAGAGAAAGTGA
- the TEF4 gene encoding translation elongation factor EF1B gamma (similar to Saccharomyces cerevisiae TEF4 (YKL081W); ancestral locus Anc_2.635), with the protein MSQGTLYVWATPRTNSCEAIVKAYGLDVEIVDVKAATVPEFVEKFPLGEVPAFLGPRGVKLTETSAILTYLIELLPERDQKVLFGVTPMEKIEVLQWFSRSNTNLWVSMAKVYLSCVGAWVYEETSVKGASQRIERFAKVFEERLTDHTFLVTENVTIADVHALGTWAFALGFGVVDLKFRDRYPALTRWFNTVRESPVCKEQYKAFQFAKEQVKFTPPPKAKGEKQQQGKKAKAKKEETKPKAKPAAEEQPAEAPKPKHPLASLPRATFVLDDWKRKYSNEDTRPVALPWFWEHFNSEEYSIWKVEYKYNDELTLTFMSNNLVGGFFNRLSASTKYMFGSLIVYGENNNNGIIGAVMIRGQDFKPAFDVAPDWESYSYTKLDPTKDEDKEFVNNMWAWDKPVVANGEQREIVDGKVLK; encoded by the coding sequence ATGTCTCAAGGTACTCTGTATGTGTGGGCTACTCCCAGAACGAACTCGTGCGAGGCGATTGTGAAGGCCTACGGGTTGGACGTTGAGATCGTTGACGTGAAGGCTGCTACGGTGCCCGAGTTTGTCGAGAAGTTCCCCCTTGGTGAGGTTCCAGCATTTTTGGGGCCCCGCGGTGTTAAGTTGACCGAGACTTCCGCTATCTTAACTTACTTGATCGAGTTGCTACCAGAGAGAGACCAGAAGGTTCTGTTCGGGGTTACTCCTATGGAGAAGATCGAGGTGTTGCAATGGTTCTCCCGTTCGAACACCAACTTGTGGGTGTCCATGGCCAAGGTGTACCTATCGTGCGTTGGCGCATGGGTGTACGAGGAGACCAGTGTGAAGGGTGCTTCACAACGGATTGAAAGATTCGCTAAAGTGTTCGAGGAAAGATTGACTGACCACACTTTCTTGGTCACTGAAAATGTCACCATTGCTGACGTGCACGCTCTGGGCACTTGGGCCTTCGCCTTAGGGTTCGGGGTTGTCGACTTGAAGTTCCGCGACCGGTACCCTGCGTTGACCAGATGGTTCAACACCGTGCGCGAGTCGCCAGTCTGCAAGGAGCAGTACAAGGCGTTCCAGTTCGCTAAGGAGCAAGTTAAGTTTACTCCTCCACCAAAGGCCAAGGGTGAAAAGCAGCAACAGGGCAAGAAGGCCAAGGCtaagaaggaggagaccAAGCCAAAGGCGAAGCCCGCCGCTGAAGAACAGCCTGCCGAGGCCCCAAAGCCTAAGCACCCATTGGCCTCTTTGCCAAGGGCCACTTTTGTCCTTGACGACTGGAAGAGAAAGTACTCGAACGAGGACACCAGACCCGTCGCCTTGCCATGGTTCTGGGAACACTTCAACTCAGAGGAGTACTCCATCTGGAAAGTCGAGTACAAGTACAACGACGAGTTGACTTTGACCTTCATGTCCAACAACCTTGTTGGtgggttcttcaacagattgTCTGCCTCGACCAAGTACATGTTCGGTTCTTTGATCGTCTACGgtgaaaacaacaacaacggtaTCATTGGTGCGGTCATGATCAGAGGCCAGGACTTCAAGCCTGCCTTCGACGTCGCCCCAGACTGGGAATCCTACTCCTACACTAAACTGGACCCAACAaaggacgaggacaagGAGTTTGTCAACAACATGTGGGCCTGGGACAAGCCAGTCGTTGCCAACGGCGAACAAAGAGAGATCGTCGACGGTAAAGTCTTGAAATGA
- the VMA5 gene encoding H(+)-transporting V1 sector ATPase subunit C (similar to Saccharomyces cerevisiae VMA5 (YKL080W); ancestral locus Anc_2.634) — translation MATTLHTARDFILVSLPKNVNPPSSVTDKDTDTWLRESLASGRTYVCSFNIPEFKIGSLDSLIVESEELAKVDHSVDVSIQKIVEVLSGMDEAGSNKYKTIPIKNVPIPEYLENFHWETRKFKLDKSIAQLIDVIGDESSQLDLDVRATLTSYNTAKTNLAAAERRKTGDLSVRSLHDIVKPENFILNSEHLTTLLVAVPKSLKHEFESSYERLSANVVPGSASVIAEDTEFTLYNVHLFRRNAPEFISAAREKKFVPREFNYSEELIDQLKKEHDSAASMEQSLRVQLVRLAKTAYSDLFINWFHIKALRVYVESVLRYGLPPHFNTKIIAVPPGTLAKCKTELINTFSFLGGNAFVKDKKGKIKKDDAALHQYAAMVDTEYEPFVLYTITL, via the coding sequence ATGGCCACTACGTTACACACTGCGAGGGATTTCATACTCGTTTCCCTCCCCAAGAATGTGAACCCACCGAGTTCTGTTACCGATAAGGACACCGATACCTGGTTACGTGAGTCTCTAGCGAGCGGCAGAACATATGTGTGCTCCTTCAACATCCCTGAGTTTAAGATTGGGTCGCTGGACTCGCTCATTGTTGAGTCCGAGGAGCTTGCGAAGGTGGATCACAGCGTGGACGTGTCGATACAGAAGATCGTCGAGGTGCTCAGCGGGATGGACGAGGCAGGTAGCAACAAGTACAAGACCATCCCGATCAAGAACGTCCCGATCCCGGAGTACCTCGAGAACTTCCACTGGGAGACCCGCAAATTCAAGCTGGACAAGTCCATTGCGCAGCTGATAGACGTCATTGGCGACGAGTCCTCGCAGTTGGATCTCGATGTCAGGGCGACACTTACGTCGTACAACACAGCAAAGACGAACCTCGCGGCCGcagagaggaggaagaccGGAGACCTCTCTGTGCGCTCGCTGCACGACATTGTCAAGCCAGAGAACTTTATCCTCAACTCGGAGCATCTAACGACGTTACTGGTCGCCGTGCCCAAGTCGCTAAAGCATGAGTTCGAATCTTCTTACGAAAGACTGTCGGCGAACGTCGTCCCGGGGAGTGCCTCCGTCATCGCAGAGGACACGGAGTTCACATTGTACAACGTTCACTTGTTTCGCAGAAACGCACCGGAGTTCATCTCCGCTGCTCGCgagaagaagtttgtcCCAAGGGAATTCAACTACTCTGAGGAGCTGATCgaccagttgaagaaggagcACGACTCCGCCGCGTCCATGGAGCAGTCTCTGCGTGTGCAACTGGTGCGGCTCGCGAAAACCGCGTACTCGGACCTTTTCATCAACTGGTTCCACATCAAGGCGCTGCGGGTCTACGTCGAGTCTGTGCTGCGCTACGGCCTGCCCCCACACTTCAACACCAAGATCATCGCCGTCCCACCGGGGACTCTCGCCAAATGCAAGACGGAACTGATAAATACGTTCAGCTTCTTGGGAGGCAACGCCTTCgtcaaggacaagaagggcaagatcaagaaggatgACGCAGCACTGCACCAGTACGCGGCAATGGTCGACACAGAGTACGAACCGTTCGTGTTGTACACCATCACACTGTAA
- the SMY1 gene encoding Smy1p (similar to Saccharomyces cerevisiae SMY1 (YKL079W); ancestral locus Anc_2.633), which yields MTSHWWTTGDKSSQGSGYWNALSKRDPARDVESDAGSGKEFKLPKWTRVGQFASPFVLLDIQRDSNEAVGNSNHVQTVNDTVVKLGEQSFSFSKVLNDQATKTEQFTELASKVTDDVLSGINCCVTTYGSGLAADSLVMFGPQSGNSKEEQDSSRCSGLLQQTCKHIFNAIDSDSTSEYQVSLSLCEVYVDKVFDLLVPVRKRKPLKLQHPSLQNMSTDYLASQRETNVYVVRDLHSVVLCRFDDLLTYVNEINSAYHQSKKSHIFVRMKITQVNELKDTLKEGIVQFVNLASDFKDSPGISQEESKKSSAGVALLREVVADLSSDESKASRYKEAHLTKLMYEPLMVNFKTSFVLCCSNNSKNRNDTLQLLQFGAQLQQIRTQVSGNVFGLNSKRKMELYLSDMKLKEENYKERIRFLQRQLESSKNLNNGTAGTTSNKPANPVMDRLMKIQIENFKLKEQVKLLHSLKKAKASGETFNEEKIMQTLLEKCEQLATLQIEVDDEGEAITKLNGKLKLIEEKDHSLEKMNAKLVEQMNFQEQSLEKVIEHNSVLVSELNHWKNLITTQKDNIEALEEKLKRLGIAQQNQMSNSLDSAAFDRQRKHSVHSSNTHSPHKEDTPTATLWAAKRAHSSDPATATSQSKAPNRSHKAPRPIKKGLKLNSIRVVSNLVSNSTAKEQE from the coding sequence ATGACCAGCCATTGGTGGACCACCGGTGACAAGAGCAGTCAGGGGAGTGGCTACTGGAATGCACTCTCGAAGCGGGACCCTGCAAGGGACGTGGAGTCCGATGCCGGTTCTGGGAAGGAGTTCAAACTGCCGAAATGGACACGGGTGGGTCAGTTTGCCAGTCCATTCGTGTTATTGGATATACAGAGAGATTCGAATGAGGCTGTAGGGAACAGTAACCATGTACAGACAGTCAATGATACGGTAGTGAAGTTGGGTGAACAAAGTTTCAGCTTTAGTAAAGTTTTGAACGATCAGGCCACCAAAACGGAGCAGTTCACCGAATTGGCCAGCAAAGTGACAGATGATGTACTGTCCGGTATTAACTGCTGTGTGACGACGTATGGGTCTGGATTAGCAGCAGATTCTTTGGTGATGTTTGGCCCACAGTCCGGGaattccaaagaagaacaagattcTTCGAGATGCAGCGGGTTGTTGCAGCAGACTTGTAAACATATATTTAACGCCATTGACTCGGATTCCACTTCAGAATACCAGGTCTCTCTGTCGCTGTGCGAAGTGTACGTTGACAAAGTGTTCGACCTACTCGTTCCAgtgaggaagaggaaaccaCTGAAGTTGCAACATCCGAGTTTGCAGAACATGAGCACGGATTACTTAGCATCCCAAAGAGAGACAAATGTTTACGTGGTTCGGGATTTGCATAGTGTTGTGTTATGCCGGTTTGATGATCTTTTAACCTACGTCAATGAGATAAATTCAGCATACCATCAATCGAAGAAATCGCATATATTTGTGAGGATGAAGATAACACAGGTCAATGAGCTTAaggacactttgaaagaaggTATAGTACAATTTGTCAACCTGGCCTCGGATTTCAAGGACAGTCCAGGGATTAGCCAAGAGGAGTCGAAGAAAAGTAGCGCCGGAGTTGCGCTGTTGAGAGAGGTAGTTGCTGATTTATCCTCTGATGAATCGAAGGCTTCAAGGTACAAAGAAGCACATCTTACAAAACTCATGTACGAACCGCTGATGGTAAACTTCAAGACAAGCTTTGTGCTTTGTTGTTCCAACAACTCGAAGAATAGAAACGATACTCTTCAACTTTTACAATTTGGCGCgcaacttcaacagataCGAACTCAAGTAAGTGGGAACGTTTTTGGATTGAATTCAAAAAGGAAGATGGAACTGTATCTTTCAGACATGAAACTTAAGGAAGAAAACTACAAGGAAAGGATACGATTTTTACAGCGCCAGTTAGAATCGTCAAAAAATCTGAATAATGGAACCGCTGGGACTACGAGCAACAAGCCGGCTAATCCTGTAATGGATCGACTGATGAAAATCCAGATTGAAAATTTCAAGCTGAAAGAACAGGTCAAGCTGCTGCATTCCTTAAAGAAGGCGAAGGCATCCGGCGAAACCttcaacgaggagaagataaTGCAAACACTACTTGAAAAATGTGAGCAACTAGCAACTTTACAAATAGAAGTTGACGACGAGGGGGAAGCTATAACGAAACTGAACGGCAAGCTCAAATTGATAGAAGAGAAGGATCACAGCTTGGAAAAGATGAACGCCAAGCTAGTTGAACAGATGAACTTTCAAGAGCAGTCTTTGGAGAAAGTTATAGAGCATAACTCCGTTCTTGTATCGGAATTAAATCATTGGAAAAACCTAATAACCACACAAAAAGACAATATAGAGGCATTGGAGGAAAAACTAAAGAGACTTGGTATTGCTCAACAGAACCAAATGTCTAATTCTCTGGACTCAGCCGCATTTGATAGACAGAGGAAACATTCAGTACACTCCTCAAATACGCATTCACCGCACAAGGAAGATACTCCAACTGCAACGCTGTGGGCTGCCAAGAGAGCCCACAGCTCTGATCCCGCCACGGCGACCTCCCAGTCAAAAGCACCGAATCGGTCGCACAAAGCGCCAAGGCCCATCAAAAAGGGTCTGAAACTAAACTCGATCCGCGTTGTATCTAATCTGGTATCCAATTCAACAgcaaaagaacaagaatAA
- the DHR2 gene encoding RNA helicase (similar to Saccharomyces cerevisiae DHR2 (YKL078W); ancestral locus Anc_2.629) encodes MDGKTSTVHMKQNGSIKKVNLFQKRPNQRDGEVKTVKMATATENDDEDDDAYLHRHSGRNELLSKSAMLLSVRKTLPVFQNRGEIMKYLNANQVTVLIGETGSGKSTQIPQFMYENLQRNSKGGSIAVTQPRRVAAINLATRVASEYGCNVGDEVGYSVRFDNTTSPKTRLKYLTDGMLLRELMMNKELKEYSVIIIDEAHERTMLTDLILGFLKSLIQGPRPDLKIVIMSATLQAETFSNFFGGCPILFVEGRKFPVTQYYLRAPTDDIVDSIIRCCVQINQGEQMGDILCFLPGQEEIDKAVMILNKVSHIIAKENSVPLMVAYPLYAALPPAKQAFVFNPVKGFKRKVIFSTNIAETSVTISGVKFVVDAGLRKVKVWRHQLGLATLLTVPISQASAMQRSGRAGRESSGKSFRLYSENDYAKLPMQTEPEIARSDVTSPVLMLKKYGVDNIVNWNWFENPGKDAVMMGLQELYQLAALDDFGKITPKGEQMSLLPVQPHLAGVLIKASEYACLSQVIDIVSCLSVENLLLNPQPEQRDEVNERRLASCNEGSKYGDLIMLKELFDIYFNELSKSTSVNSERQDWCKELCVSYRGFKNVVKIRNQLRMYCRRLFKAEELANTVGEQKHNGLDNTDKIGQSKEEIGNILKCFLTGFTKNTAIGMPDRSYRTVTTGEAVSVHPSSMLFLDKACPAIMYTEYVFTTKGYARNVSRIELSWLQEMVSPSGNVAKRKVVE; translated from the coding sequence ATGGATGGCAAGACATCAACGGTGCATATGAAGCAGAATGGTTCTATAAAGAAAGTTAATCTATTCCAAAAACGTCCGAACCAGCGAGACGGGGAAGTTAAAACGGTGAAGATGGCTACGGCGACAGAAaacgacgatgaggacgacgatGCTTATTTGCATAGGCATTCAGGGAGAAATGAGCTGCTGTCGAAGTCTGCAATGCTTCTTTCAGTGCGGAAAACGCTTCCAGTGTTCCAAAACAGAGGCGAGATCATGAAGTATTTGAATGCCAACCAGGTCACAGTGCTTATTGGGGAGACAGGTTCCGGTAAATCCACTCAAATCCCACAGTTCATGTACGAAAATTTGCAGCGGAACTCGAAGGGCGGGTCTATTGCGGTGACACAGCCACGTAGGGTTGCTGCTATCAATTTGGCCACACGTGTAGCAAGTGAATATGGTTGCAACGTCGGAGATGAGGTTGGTTACTCGGTAAGATTTGATAATACCACATCGCCCAAGACTCGGTTGAAATATCTCACAGATGGTATGCTTCTAAGAGAGCTCATGATGAATAAAGAGCTGAAGGAATACAGCGTTATAATCATTGATGAGGCACACGAAAGAACGATGCTCACGGATTTAATCCTCGGTTTTTTGAAGTCGCTGATCCAGGGTCCTCGGCCTGATTTGAAGATCGTCATCATGTCTGCTACTTTACAGGCAGAGACTTTTAGCAACTTTTTTGGTGGGTGTCCCATCCTGTTCGTCGAAGGTAGAAAATTCCCTGTGACACAATACTATCTTCGCGCACCAACTGATGATATAGTGGATAGCATTATTCGGTGCTGTGTCCAGATAAATCAAGGGGAACAGATGGGTGACATCTTGTGTTTCCTACCGGGTCAGGAGGAGATTGACAAAGCTGTCATGATTTTGAATAAGGTGAGTCACATTATCGCCAAGGAAAATTCCGTGCCACTGATGGTTGCTTACCCGCTGTATGCAGCTCTCCCGCCTGCTAAACAAGCTTTTGTCTTCAATCCCGTGAAaggtttcaaaagaaagGTGATATTTAGTACGAATATTGCAGAAACTTCGGTTACAATATCCGGTGTCAAGTTTGTCGTGGACGCAGGTTTACGGAAGGTGAAAGTATGGAGACATCAACTTGGGCTTGCCACTCTGTTGACCGTTCCTATCTCTCAGGCAAGTGCAATGCAAAGAAGTGGTAGAGCTGGTAGAGAAAGTTCCGGTAAATCATTTCGACTGTATTCCGAGAATGACTACGCCAAGCTACCGATGCAGACAGAACCTGAAATAGCCAGAAGCGATGTGACATCACCAGTCTTGATGCTCAAAAAATACGGTGTCGACAATATAGTGAACTGGAACTGGTTTGAAAACCCGGGGAAAGATGCTGTCATGATGGGGCTGCAGGAACTGTACCAGCTTGCGGCACTAGACGATTTTGGTAAAATTACTCCGAAGGGTGAACAAATGTCCCTCCTCCCCGTGCAACCTCATTTAGCAGGGGTCTTGATCAAAGCCAGCGAGTACGCGTGTTTGAGTCAAGTCATCGATATCGTGTCATGTTTGAGTGTAGAAAATTTACTGCTGAATCCACAACCGGAGCAAAGAGATGAAGTCAATGAAAGGAGACTAGCTTCGTGTAATGAGGGGAGCAAGTATGGTGATTTGATaatgttgaaggagttgtTCGATATCTATTTCAACGAACTGAGTAAAAGCACGTCCGTAAATTCGGAAAGGCAGGATTGGTGTAAAGAGCTCTGTGTGTCCTACCGTGGATTCAAGAATGTGGTGAAAATCCGTAACCAGCTACGAATGTACTGTCGGAGGCTGTTCAAAGCCGAGGAGCTTGCTAATACTGTTGGAGAACAGAAGCATAATGGCCTAGACAACACAGACAAAATTGGTCAGAGCAAAGAAGAGATTGGAAACATTCTTAAATGTTTCCTCACCGGGTTCACCAAAAACACGGCCATCGGTATGCCAGACCGTTCTTATAGAACTGTTACTACGGGAGAGGCTGTGAGTGTTCATCCTTCTTCGATGCTGTTTTTGGATAAGGCATGTCCTGCTATCATGTACACAGAGTACGTTTTCACGACTAAAGGCTACGCCAGAAACGTAAGCAGAATTGAATTATCGTGGCTGCAAGAGATGGTCAGTCCGAGCGGTAACGTCGCCAAGAGGAAAGTCGTCGAGTGA
- the SEN15 gene encoding Sen15p (similar to Saccharomyces cerevisiae SEN15 (YMR059W); ancestral locus Anc_2.625) — MDPCSSDGDDRLYLEELVEKSLIHLQLWKDVVVEDKLVVWKGVPVRLLTGCPPHVLSHDEKPADGIGREYILPVNMTQYKEEQVTLAFLDIVFSELCAKDTKRIILAIVNTDGTVVFYFVYNGVHKPKRN, encoded by the coding sequence ATGGATCCGTGTTCTAGCGACGGGGATGACAGATTGTACTTGGAGGAGCTGGTAGAAAAAAGTTTGATTCATCTCCAACTATGGAAAGATGTGGTTGTTGAGGACAAATTGGTCGTCTGGAAGGGTGTCCCCGTAAGACTGCTTACCGGGTGTCCCCCACACGTTCTCAGCCACGATGAGAAACCGGCGGATGGAATTGGAAGGGAGTATATTCTTCCGGTTAACATGACGCAGTACAAAGAGGAGCAGGTGACACTAGCGTTTCTGGATATCGTGTTCTCCGAACTCTGCGCAAAGGATACGAAAAGAATTATCCTGGCGATCGTGAACACGGACGGAACAGTGGTATTCTACTTTGTTTATAACGGCGTGCACAAACCGAAGAGAAACTGA